One Methylorubrum extorquens genomic window, CCCGCGCGGGATGGGCGCCCTGTTCAAGGTGCTCTGCGCCAGCCATCCCGCGCTCGGACCGCTCCCGGCGCTTCCGCCCCCTTCCTGAGACTTCCAGAGAAAGTCTGCGAGACCATGTTCATCGAAGCGCCCGAGCTGAGCTCGCACTCCTACATCCGGCACGCCTTCTTCACTCGGCAGGGCGGCGTCTCGGATGGGCTCTACGCCTCGCTGAACGGCGGGATCGGCTCGAACGACGATCCGGTAACGGTCGCCGAGAACCGGGCGCGGATGTGCGCGCAGCTTGGGCTCCCGCGCGAGAATCTCGTCAGCCTCTACCAAGTGCATTCGGCTGAGGTCGTGACCGTCGAAGTGCCCTTCCCCCTGGCCGAGCGCCCGAAGGCGGACGCCATGGTGACGCGCGTGCCCGGCCTCGCGCTCGGCATCGCCACGGCCGATTGCGGGCCGATCCTGTTCGCCGACCCGGAAAATCGCGTCGTCGGCGCGGCCCATGCCGGCTGGAAGGGCGCGCTCGGGGGCGTGGTCGAAGCGACGGTCGCGGCCATGGAGGCGCTCGGTGCCGAACGCCGGAGCATCGTCGCTGTCCTCGGGCCGACGATCGCGCAAGCCTGCTACGAGGTCGGTCTGGATTTCATCGAGCGCTTCCGGGCCGAGGTGACCGATTGCGAGGCCTTCTTCAAAGAAGGGCGGCCGGGCCACGCGCAGTTCGATCTGCCGGGTTTCATTCTCGCGCGGCTGGCCCAGGCGGGGATCGGCGAGGCGACCTCGCTCGGCTTATGCACCTACGCCGATCCCGACCGGTTCTATAGTTTCCGCCGTACCACGCACCGGAGCGAACCGGATTACGGGCGCCTGATCTCGGCGATCGCATTGACGCCGTAGGGGTTTTTTCGGAGATCCCACAGAAATCGTTGCATCCGTGCAACGCCGGCCGCAAGGGTGCCTACGGCCGGGCTTTTGTGCGCTGAAGCACTCGCATCCCGCACTGCATCCATCGTAAGCCTCTCCCCGTCGCGGAACGCCGTGGTTGCACCCCTGCGACAATCTGTCCGGAACCGTCACCAAAAAAAGCTCGGCCGTATGTGAACCTTGGCCGTTCGGTAACGTTTCCCGGTTGGAACGACGGCGGACAAAGACCACCGCCACAAAGGGGCCGCTTTCGAGACGGTCGGCGTGGTCAAGC contains:
- the pgeF gene encoding peptidoglycan editing factor PgeF: MFIEAPELSSHSYIRHAFFTRQGGVSDGLYASLNGGIGSNDDPVTVAENRARMCAQLGLPRENLVSLYQVHSAEVVTVEVPFPLAERPKADAMVTRVPGLALGIATADCGPILFADPENRVVGAAHAGWKGALGGVVEATVAAMEALGAERRSIVAVLGPTIAQACYEVGLDFIERFRAEVTDCEAFFKEGRPGHAQFDLPGFILARLAQAGIGEATSLGLCTYADPDRFYSFRRTTHRSEPDYGRLISAIALTP